The Candidatus Methylomirabilota bacterium genome includes a region encoding these proteins:
- a CDS encoding carboxyl transferase domain-containing protein, translated as MDWKPEMDELRRREAFAEALGGPERVKRQHDGGRLTIRERIERLVDAGSFHEVGKIAGRAHYDERNDLVNLTPSNFVFGRARVDGRPVVVGGDDFTVRGGSADATIKGKHLMCERMANEMRLPLIRLVEGSGGGGSVKTIETTGRANVPGVAGWETVVANVATVPRVALGLGSVAGLGAAHLAAAHFSIMVKDLAAMFVAGPPVVERLGQKLSKNELGGWQIQLRAGGVDNAVDTEEDAFALARRFLSYLPSSVYDVPPRGPITDDAARREEWLADAIPRDVRKVYKMRAIVEAVVDRGSFLEIAPLYGRSVITGLARVDGWPVAVMASDPFHYGGAWTADTCQKVERFVDLAQTFHLPVAYLADCPGFLIGLEAEQTGTIKQGVRAMSAIWQCTVPWFSVIVRNSFGVAGAAHQNGGRYCTRYAWPSGRWGSLPLEGGIEAAYRADLDAAPDRAAKMTEIEDRLNKLRSPFRSAETFWIEEIVDPRDTRPLLCEWANLAAPLRTPGPSAHGMRP; from the coding sequence ATGGACTGGAAACCGGAGATGGACGAGCTGCGTCGCCGCGAGGCGTTCGCCGAGGCGCTCGGCGGGCCAGAGCGCGTGAAGCGGCAGCACGATGGTGGGCGGTTGACGATCCGGGAGCGGATCGAGCGCCTCGTCGACGCGGGCTCCTTCCACGAGGTCGGCAAGATCGCGGGCCGCGCGCACTACGACGAGCGCAACGACCTGGTGAACCTCACGCCTTCGAACTTCGTGTTCGGACGCGCGCGCGTCGACGGTCGGCCGGTGGTGGTGGGCGGCGACGACTTCACCGTGCGTGGGGGCTCCGCCGACGCGACCATCAAGGGCAAGCACCTCATGTGCGAGCGCATGGCCAACGAGATGCGCCTGCCCCTTATCCGCCTGGTGGAGGGCTCGGGCGGCGGCGGCTCGGTGAAGACCATCGAGACCACGGGCCGCGCCAACGTGCCCGGCGTCGCGGGCTGGGAGACGGTGGTCGCCAACGTGGCCACGGTGCCGCGGGTGGCGCTCGGGCTGGGCTCGGTGGCGGGGCTCGGTGCCGCCCACCTCGCGGCGGCGCATTTCTCGATCATGGTCAAGGATCTGGCCGCGATGTTCGTCGCGGGCCCGCCCGTCGTCGAGCGCCTCGGTCAGAAGCTCAGCAAGAACGAACTCGGCGGCTGGCAGATTCAGCTCCGGGCGGGCGGCGTGGATAATGCCGTGGACACGGAAGAGGACGCGTTCGCGCTCGCGCGGCGCTTCCTCTCCTACCTCCCGTCCTCGGTGTACGACGTGCCGCCGCGCGGCCCCATCACCGACGATGCCGCGCGCCGCGAGGAGTGGCTCGCCGATGCGATCCCTCGGGACGTGAGAAAAGTCTACAAGATGCGCGCGATCGTCGAGGCGGTGGTGGACCGTGGCTCCTTCCTCGAGATCGCGCCGCTCTACGGGCGCAGCGTGATCACCGGGCTCGCGCGCGTCGACGGCTGGCCGGTGGCGGTGATGGCCTCCGACCCCTTCCACTACGGCGGGGCCTGGACGGCGGACACGTGCCAGAAGGTGGAGCGCTTCGTGGACCTGGCGCAGACCTTCCACCTGCCGGTCGCGTACCTCGCGGATTGCCCGGGCTTCCTCATCGGGCTCGAGGCCGAGCAGACCGGCACCATCAAGCAGGGCGTGCGGGCGATGTCGGCGATCTGGCAGTGCACGGTGCCGTGGTTCTCGGTGATCGTGCGCAACTCGTTCGGCGTGGCGGGCGCCGCGCATCAGAACGGCGGTCGCTACTGCACGCGCTACGCCTGGCCCTCGGGACGCTGGGGCTCGCTGCCCCTGGAAGGCGGGATCGAGGCGGCGTACCGCGCCGACCTCGACGCGGCGCCGGACCGCGCGGCGAAGATGACGGAGATCGAGGACCGCTTGAACAAGCTTCGCTCGCCGTTCCGCTCCGCGGAGACGTTCTGGATCGAGGAGATCGTGGATCCGCGCGACACGCGCCCGCTCCTCTGCGAGTGGGCCAATCTCGCCGCGCCGCTCCGCACGCCGGGGCCGTCCGCCCACGGCATGCGGCCCTGA
- the fabG gene encoding 3-oxoacyl-ACP reductase FabG, protein MTSLDLFRLDGRVAVVVGGAGGLGAAMARGLAEAGAAVAVADADAGQAKAVADALTADGLRALALAVDVTDSDSVEQMGRDAETRLGPVDVLVNSAGITHRSPAADFPVAQWHRVLAVNLTGVFLACQVIGRGMVARRRGRIVNIASIAGEIGLPGTIAYSASKGGVVMLTRALAVEWAPYDVRVNAIAPSWFSTSIGDLIHREPGYEERAMRRVPVGRMGRPDELVGAALYLASDASAMVTGHVLAVDGGTLAS, encoded by the coding sequence ATGACGAGCCTCGACCTCTTCCGCCTGGACGGCCGGGTGGCGGTGGTGGTGGGCGGCGCGGGCGGCCTGGGCGCGGCGATGGCCCGCGGCCTCGCCGAGGCGGGCGCGGCCGTCGCGGTGGCCGACGCCGACGCCGGGCAGGCCAAGGCGGTCGCCGACGCCCTCACCGCCGACGGCCTCCGCGCCCTCGCCCTCGCCGTCGACGTGACCGACTCGGACAGCGTGGAGCAGATGGGCCGCGATGCCGAGACGCGCCTGGGGCCCGTCGACGTCCTCGTCAACAGCGCGGGGATCACCCACCGGAGCCCCGCGGCGGATTTCCCCGTCGCGCAGTGGCATCGCGTGCTCGCGGTGAACCTCACCGGCGTGTTCCTCGCCTGCCAGGTGATCGGGCGCGGGATGGTCGCGCGGCGGCGTGGCCGCATCGTCAACATCGCCTCCATCGCCGGCGAGATCGGCCTCCCGGGCACCATCGCGTACTCGGCGAGCAAGGGCGGCGTGGTCATGCTGACGCGCGCCCTCGCGGTGGAGTGGGCGCCCTACGACGTGCGGGTGAACGCCATCGCCCCCTCGTGGTTCAGCACCAGCATCGGCGACCTCATCCACCGCGAGCCGGGCTACGAGGAGCGCGCGATGCGCCGGGTGCCCGTCGGGCGCATGGGGCGCCCCGACGAGCTCGTCGGCGCCGCGCTCTACCTCGCCTCCGACGCGTCTGCGATGGTCACCGGCCACGTCCTCGCGGTGGACGGCGGCACGCTCGCGTCCTAG
- a CDS encoding methyltransferase domain-containing protein produces the protein MAWDPAQYLKFADHRLRPAVDLLSRVDLTAPGEVYDLGAGAGNVTRLIKARWPESRVTGVDSSAEMLAKAAATAPEIKWERADLATWRPPRPADLIYSNATLHWIEGHAALFPALLASLNPGGVLAVQMPRNFNAPSHTLIAEAARGGPWRAQLEPLLRPTPVGDPALYYDLLAPRAAALDVWETEYLQVLEGENPVKEWTKGTWLKPLLDALQEPERSGFESAYAALTADAYPRHADGRTLFPFRRLFIVARAK, from the coding sequence GTGGCCTGGGATCCCGCGCAGTATCTGAAGTTCGCCGATCATCGCCTGCGTCCCGCCGTCGATCTGCTCTCGCGCGTGGACTTGACGGCGCCCGGCGAGGTGTACGACCTGGGCGCGGGGGCGGGGAACGTCACGCGGCTGATCAAGGCCCGCTGGCCGGAGTCGCGCGTCACCGGCGTGGACTCCTCGGCGGAGATGCTGGCCAAGGCTGCCGCCACCGCGCCAGAGATCAAATGGGAGCGGGCCGACCTCGCGACCTGGCGGCCGCCGCGTCCCGCGGACCTCATCTACTCCAATGCCACGCTGCACTGGATCGAGGGCCACGCGGCCCTTTTCCCCGCGCTGCTCGCGAGTCTCAACCCCGGCGGCGTCCTCGCCGTGCAGATGCCGCGGAACTTCAACGCGCCGTCGCACACGCTGATCGCCGAAGCTGCGCGCGGCGGCCCCTGGCGCGCGCAGCTCGAGCCCCTGCTGCGGCCCACGCCGGTGGGCGATCCCGCCCTGTACTACGATCTCCTCGCCCCGCGGGCGGCCGCGCTGGATGTGTGGGAGACGGAGTATCTCCAGGTGCTCGAGGGCGAGAACCCCGTCAAGGAGTGGACCAAGGGAACCTGGCTCAAGCCGCTGCTCGACGCGCTCCAGGAGCCGGAGCGCTCGGGCTTCGAGTCCGCCTACGCCGCGCTGACCGCGGACGCGTATCCACGCCACGCCGATGGCCGCACCCTGTTCCCCTTCCGCCGCCTCTTCATCGTCGCCCGCGCGAAGTGA
- a CDS encoding flavin reductase family protein, whose translation MDPNTKKTVLRMIPYGLYVLTGESGSGVAAATVNWVTQASFAPPLVAVGVKADSGAHAVIKESGAFALNMLGKGQQAIAFTFFKTAEKQGATISGEPYRAGSTGAPILTNLPAYVECRLIATVEKGDHSVFVGEVVDAGLTSAPAGRPDDASLWLKDLGEKTFYGG comes from the coding sequence ATGGATCCCAATACCAAGAAGACCGTGCTGCGGATGATTCCCTACGGGCTCTATGTGCTCACGGGCGAGAGCGGGTCCGGCGTGGCCGCCGCGACCGTGAACTGGGTGACGCAGGCCTCGTTCGCGCCGCCGCTCGTGGCGGTGGGCGTGAAGGCCGATTCGGGCGCGCACGCCGTGATCAAGGAGTCGGGCGCGTTCGCCCTGAACATGCTGGGCAAGGGCCAACAGGCCATCGCCTTCACCTTCTTCAAGACGGCGGAGAAGCAGGGCGCGACGATCTCCGGCGAGCCGTATCGAGCGGGCAGCACCGGGGCCCCGATCCTCACGAATCTCCCCGCCTACGTCGAGTGCCGCCTGATCGCCACGGTCGAAAAGGGCGATCACTCCGTGTTCGTGGGCGAGGTCGTCGATGCCGGGCTCACGAGCGCGCCCGCCGGCCGTCCCGACGACGCCAGCCTCTGGCTCAAAGACCTCGGCGAAAAAACCTTCTACGGAGGTTGA
- a CDS encoding dihydrodipicolinate synthase family protein produces MSQTDRITGVLSPVVTPFTADLAPDAERFVRQCRWLLSQNVGLAVFGTNSEANSLSVEEKIELLDRLLAAGLDPARMMPGTGHCALSDSVRMTAHAAKAGCGGVLMLPPFYYKGVSDEGLFRSFAEVIERVGDARLRIYVYHIPPVSQVPITLNLIERLLKAYPRTVAGVKDSSGDWANTKAMLDAFATSGFDVFAGSETFLLANMRGGGKGCISATANVNPGPIARLHATWEGPDADAQQARLDEIRGTFQKFPMIPALKAAIAHYGSDPAWATVRPPLMNLAADPTAALVAELDRRGFSMPGLRG; encoded by the coding sequence GTGAGCCAGACCGACCGCATCACCGGCGTCCTCTCCCCCGTCGTGACTCCCTTCACCGCGGACCTCGCCCCCGATGCCGAGCGCTTCGTGCGCCAGTGCCGCTGGCTCCTGTCGCAGAACGTTGGCCTCGCGGTGTTCGGCACGAACTCCGAGGCCAACTCGCTCTCGGTGGAGGAGAAGATCGAGCTGCTCGACCGCCTGCTCGCCGCCGGCCTCGATCCCGCGCGCATGATGCCGGGCACCGGACACTGCGCGCTGTCGGACTCGGTGCGGATGACCGCCCACGCGGCGAAGGCGGGCTGCGGCGGCGTGCTGATGCTGCCGCCGTTCTACTACAAGGGCGTGAGCGACGAGGGGCTCTTCCGCAGCTTCGCCGAGGTGATCGAGCGCGTGGGAGACGCGCGGCTGCGCATCTACGTCTATCACATCCCGCCGGTGTCGCAGGTACCCATCACGCTCAACCTGATCGAGCGCTTGCTCAAGGCGTATCCGCGGACGGTGGCCGGCGTGAAGGATTCCTCGGGCGACTGGGCCAACACCAAGGCGATGCTGGACGCGTTCGCCACGTCCGGTTTCGACGTCTTCGCGGGCAGCGAGACGTTCCTGCTCGCCAACATGCGCGGGGGCGGCAAGGGCTGCATCAGCGCCACCGCCAACGTGAATCCCGGCCCCATCGCGCGCCTGCACGCGACCTGGGAGGGCCCCGACGCCGACGCCCAGCAGGCGCGCCTCGACGAGATCCGCGGCACCTTCCAGAAGTTCCCGATGATCCCCGCGCTGAAGGCGGCCATCGCGCACTACGGGAGCGATCCCGCGTGGGCCACCGTGCGGCCGCCGCTGATGAACCTCGCCGCGGACCCCACCGCCGCGCTGGTCGCCGAGCTGGATCGCCGCGGCTTCAGCATGCCCGGCCTCCGCGGCTGA
- a CDS encoding multidrug effflux MFS transporter yields MTTLDPGPRPSRLGRVAILLTAVVGLGALSIDMFLPSLPALARAYDTGPATAQLTVTLFLAGLAPAQLAWGPLSDRFGRRRTLLTGLGLYAAAGLACALAPSIRTLVAARVLQAFGAGSGQVISRAIVRDVYALDQAARVLALMGTAQALNPILAPIIGGFLHALFGWRSIFFVLAGFGAVFVLAGAAMIPETNVRPDVTALRPARFVGNLGTVLRDPTYLAYVLVVTFMFCGQFAFISGSSFVLIQGFGVAPAVYGFCFAAVAVGIMSGSFMTSRLTGRVPGDRLILVGTGLGAAAGVFMATLAWSGVTGVAAIIAPMFFFSLGLGLANPNAVAGAVGPYPHMAGLASAGLGVIQMTGSAAYGIAVGHLADGTAAPMATAIATAGLAAFVGFSLLRRRRPPAP; encoded by the coding sequence GTGACCACTCTCGATCCCGGGCCGCGGCCTTCGCGCCTCGGCCGCGTCGCCATCCTCCTCACCGCGGTGGTCGGGCTCGGGGCGCTGTCGATCGACATGTTCCTGCCGTCACTGCCCGCGCTCGCACGTGCCTACGACACCGGGCCCGCCACCGCGCAGCTCACGGTCACGCTGTTCCTCGCGGGCCTGGCCCCCGCCCAGCTCGCATGGGGACCGCTTTCCGACCGCTTCGGCCGCCGTCGCACTCTCCTCACCGGCCTCGGTCTCTACGCGGCGGCGGGGCTCGCGTGCGCACTCGCGCCCAGCATCCGAACCCTGGTGGCGGCGCGCGTGCTGCAAGCCTTCGGCGCGGGCAGCGGGCAGGTGATCTCGCGCGCGATCGTGCGCGACGTGTACGCGCTCGATCAAGCCGCGCGCGTGCTCGCGCTCATGGGCACCGCGCAGGCGCTCAATCCCATCCTCGCCCCGATCATCGGCGGCTTCCTCCACGCGCTGTTCGGGTGGCGGTCCATCTTCTTCGTGCTCGCGGGCTTCGGCGCGGTCTTCGTGCTCGCGGGCGCCGCCATGATCCCCGAGACCAACGTGCGGCCGGACGTCACCGCGCTCCGGCCCGCGCGCTTCGTCGGGAACCTCGGCACCGTCCTGCGCGATCCGACGTATCTCGCCTACGTGCTGGTCGTCACGTTCATGTTCTGTGGCCAGTTCGCGTTCATCTCCGGCTCGTCCTTCGTGCTCATCCAGGGATTCGGGGTCGCCCCCGCCGTCTATGGCTTCTGCTTCGCCGCGGTCGCCGTCGGCATCATGAGCGGAAGCTTCATGACGTCTCGACTGACCGGCCGTGTGCCCGGCGACCGGCTGATCCTGGTCGGTACCGGGCTCGGCGCCGCCGCCGGTGTCTTCATGGCGACGCTCGCCTGGAGCGGCGTCACCGGCGTGGCCGCGATCATCGCGCCCATGTTCTTCTTCTCGCTGGGCCTGGGGCTGGCCAACCCCAATGCGGTGGCGGGAGCGGTTGGACCGTACCCCCACATGGCGGGCCTCGCCTCCGCCGGTCTCGGCGTGATCCAGATGACGGGGTCCGCCGCCTACGGGATCGCGGTCGGCCACCTCGCCGATGGCACCGCCGCGCCCATGGCCACCGCGATCGCGACGGCGGGCCTGGCCGCCTTCGTGGGCTTCAGCCTGCTGCGCCGGCGCCGACCGCCCGCTCCCTGA
- a CDS encoding CoA transferase encodes MARPLEGLAALDLATFVAAPFCCTLLGEFGAEVIKVEQPGVGDDLRRLGRASADGPSYMWLVEARNKKSITCNLRHPEGQALVQRLAVSTDVVAENFRPGTLERWHLGWEDLHAANRGLVLVRISAFGQTGPERERPGFGRIAAAVSGASYVTGHPDRPPVPPGTPTIPDYLAGVMGAFGALAAIHHRARTGEGQVVDVALYEPLLRMLDEVLPAFAAEGHVRERIGSGTEYVVPHNHYQARDGRWIAIACTNDRMFERLAGAMRDPALLADFASVKTRIARRAEVDGRVQAWVGARPADEALAILERAEVPSSPVNSVRDLFADPQVAARDNILSATTALGTLVRMAGIVPKLSVTPGRVDTLGPQEPGAHNEEIYGGRLGLGRQALADLHARGVI; translated from the coding sequence ATGGCGCGACCCCTCGAAGGGCTCGCCGCGCTCGATCTCGCCACGTTCGTGGCCGCGCCGTTCTGCTGTACGCTCCTGGGCGAGTTCGGCGCCGAGGTGATCAAGGTCGAGCAGCCGGGGGTGGGTGACGACCTCCGCCGCCTCGGGCGCGCGTCCGCCGACGGGCCGTCCTACATGTGGCTGGTGGAGGCGCGCAACAAGAAGTCCATCACCTGCAATCTGCGCCACCCCGAGGGCCAGGCCCTCGTCCAGCGGCTCGCCGTCTCCACCGACGTCGTGGCGGAGAACTTCCGGCCCGGCACCCTCGAGCGCTGGCATCTGGGCTGGGAGGACCTCCATGCCGCGAACCGCGGCCTGGTGCTGGTGCGCATCTCCGCTTTCGGTCAGACCGGGCCCGAGCGCGAGCGCCCGGGCTTCGGCCGCATCGCCGCCGCGGTGAGCGGTGCCAGCTACGTCACCGGGCATCCCGACCGCCCGCCGGTGCCCCCGGGCACGCCGACCATTCCCGACTATCTGGCGGGCGTGATGGGCGCCTTCGGCGCCCTCGCCGCCATCCATCACCGCGCGCGGACCGGTGAAGGCCAGGTGGTCGACGTGGCCCTCTACGAGCCGCTGCTCCGCATGCTGGACGAGGTGCTGCCCGCCTTCGCCGCCGAGGGCCACGTGCGCGAGCGCATCGGCTCGGGCACGGAATACGTGGTGCCCCACAACCACTATCAGGCGCGCGACGGCCGCTGGATCGCCATTGCCTGCACCAACGACCGGATGTTCGAGCGCCTGGCCGGCGCCATGCGCGACCCCGCGCTGCTCGCGGACTTCGCATCCGTGAAGACGCGCATCGCGCGGCGCGCGGAGGTGGACGGCCGCGTGCAGGCCTGGGTGGGGGCGCGCCCGGCCGACGAGGCGCTGGCGATCCTCGAGCGGGCCGAGGTACCGTCCTCGCCGGTGAACAGCGTGCGCGACCTCTTCGCGGACCCACAGGTCGCCGCGCGCGACAACATCCTGAGCGCGACCACCGCCCTCGGCACCCTTGTGCGCATGGCGGGCATCGTCCCGAAGCTCTCGGTCACCCCGGGCCGCGTGGACACGCTCGGGCCGCAGGAGCCCGGCGCCCACAACGAGGAGATCTACGGCGGCCGGCTGGGCCTCGGGCGCCAGGCGCTCGCCGATCTCCACGCGCGCGGCGTGATCTGA
- a CDS encoding DASS family sodium-coupled anion symporter, with protein MPPRRTLARAIPPIGVGFAIALVATPEGLTAAAWSYFALFVTVILAIITEPVPAPVVGLAGVVAAAMLGLVQPTPALSINWALGGFSNPLAWLIFSTVVLASGYEKTALGRRIALRLIRRLGRRTLGIGYAIALTDLALAPFTPSNTARSAGTIYPVIRNIPGLFDSSPETQPRRIGAYLMYTALAVTCVTSSMFPTAIAGNLLAVAIVSETLHIDIGWREWVIGFAPVGLVLLLVTPLTLYRMYPPTLTHAPDAPEWAAEELRRMGPMTLVERSMLGGILIVVGLWVFGGRFTDPTAAAILGVILLVVRGVVTWDDITRNSQAWSIYVWFATLVTRAGGLAEVGVVRWVADQIQAPVARVAFPWAIVVLIAAFFYLHYFFATVSGHAAPLLPIFLYIATGPLGMSRRAAGLGLGFMGILTPYATGPAPVYYSCGYIRKRDFWWFGLVMGTLFLAAYLIIGLPWLFSRA; from the coding sequence ATGCCGCCCCGCCGCACGCTCGCGCGCGCGATCCCACCCATCGGGGTGGGCTTTGCCATCGCCCTCGTCGCCACGCCGGAGGGGCTGACCGCCGCCGCCTGGTCGTACTTCGCGTTGTTCGTCACCGTGATCCTCGCGATCATCACGGAGCCGGTGCCCGCGCCGGTGGTCGGGCTTGCCGGCGTGGTGGCGGCGGCCATGCTCGGGCTCGTGCAGCCCACGCCCGCGCTGTCGATCAACTGGGCGCTCGGTGGCTTCTCCAACCCGCTCGCGTGGCTCATCTTCTCCACCGTCGTTCTGGCGTCAGGCTACGAGAAGACCGCGCTCGGCCGGCGCATCGCGCTTCGCCTGATCCGGCGCCTGGGCCGCCGCACGCTCGGCATCGGCTACGCGATCGCCCTCACCGATCTGGCGCTGGCCCCCTTCACGCCGTCCAACACCGCGCGAAGCGCGGGCACCATCTACCCGGTGATCCGCAACATCCCGGGGCTCTTCGACTCGAGCCCGGAGACGCAGCCCCGCCGCATCGGCGCTTACCTCATGTACACCGCCCTCGCCGTCACCTGTGTCACCAGCAGCATGTTCCCCACCGCGATCGCCGGCAATCTGCTCGCGGTGGCGATCGTGTCGGAGACGCTCCACATCGACATCGGCTGGCGCGAGTGGGTGATCGGCTTCGCACCCGTGGGGCTGGTGCTCCTGCTCGTGACCCCGCTCACCCTCTATCGCATGTATCCGCCCACCCTCACCCACGCGCCCGACGCGCCCGAATGGGCGGCGGAGGAATTGCGCAGGATGGGGCCCATGACCCTGGTCGAGCGGAGCATGCTCGGCGGCATCCTCATCGTCGTCGGACTCTGGGTGTTCGGCGGCCGCTTCACCGACCCTACCGCGGCGGCCATCCTCGGGGTCATCCTCCTCGTCGTCCGCGGCGTCGTGACGTGGGACGACATCACGAGAAACAGCCAGGCGTGGAGCATCTACGTGTGGTTCGCGACGCTCGTCACCCGCGCCGGCGGCCTCGCCGAGGTCGGCGTGGTGCGCTGGGTGGCCGACCAGATCCAGGCACCGGTCGCCCGCGTCGCGTTCCCCTGGGCCATCGTCGTGCTGATCGCCGCGTTCTTCTACCTCCACTACTTCTTCGCGACGGTCTCCGGCCACGCCGCGCCGCTGCTGCCGATCTTCCTCTACATCGCGACGGGCCCGCTGGGGATGAGCCGCCGCGCGGCCGGACTCGGGCTCGGCTTCATGGGCATCCTCACGCCCTACGCGACCGGCCCCGCGCCCGTCTACTACTCCTGCGGCTACATCCGAAAGCGCGACTTCTGGTGGTTCGGCCTCGTGATGGGGACACTGTTCCTCGCTGCATACCTGATCATTGGCCTCCCCTGGCTTTTCTCCCGCGCTTAA
- a CDS encoding amidohydrolase family protein → MLDFAITNARIIDGLGAPAGDGSLGVKDGRIAALGDRRGADLGAARETVDAGGRVLAPGIVDIHTHYDAQLTWDPFATPSAALGVTTVVIGNCGFTIAPCRPEHRDLVVRNLTHVEGMSLEALRAGINWDFETYPDYLRSLERRGSVLNVASFVGHSSVRTWVLGEEASRRAATAAEVAEMRRLVLEAVRAGAIGFATSTLEQHNGEHGIPMPSRLADETEMLALTGALGEAGRGVFMLTKGMTSTIPWLEKIAAANGRPVMIAAMFVDPGDPTRVFRELEEIGGARQRGRELWAQVGCFPLGMEFTLRHPYPLEAFLAWRPAIVADSEARYRAALTDPSFRAGLKQEIGQPGVPNRFSDKNWDHLTIMEVQRPEHRGLVGRTIGALARERGEHPWDTFLDFGLDGELDAMFDCRLFNIDEDDVKTLLRHEHAAVALSDAGAHLSFLCDAGFGLHLFGHWARERGDLTLEEAVRAVTSRVADAYRIPGRGRLVPGAWADLLLFDPKTVGRGEKRRVHDLPTGASRLDTPAVGLHGVWVNGVRTVDEAGAVIPQCGRPGRLLREFTA, encoded by the coding sequence ATGCTCGATTTCGCGATCACGAATGCCCGCATCATCGACGGTCTGGGCGCCCCCGCCGGCGACGGTAGCCTCGGCGTCAAGGACGGCCGCATCGCCGCGCTCGGCGACCGCCGCGGCGCCGATCTCGGCGCGGCGCGCGAGACGGTGGACGCGGGCGGCCGGGTGCTCGCCCCCGGCATCGTCGACATCCACACGCACTACGACGCCCAGCTCACCTGGGATCCCTTCGCCACGCCGTCCGCCGCGCTGGGCGTCACCACCGTGGTGATCGGCAACTGCGGCTTCACCATCGCGCCGTGCCGGCCCGAGCACCGCGACCTCGTGGTGCGCAACCTCACCCACGTGGAGGGGATGTCACTGGAGGCCCTGCGCGCCGGCATCAACTGGGACTTTGAGACGTATCCGGACTATCTGCGCTCGCTCGAACGGCGGGGCAGCGTGCTGAACGTGGCCTCGTTCGTGGGCCATTCCTCCGTGCGCACCTGGGTGCTGGGTGAGGAGGCGAGCCGCCGCGCGGCGACTGCCGCCGAGGTGGCGGAGATGCGGCGGCTGGTCCTGGAGGCGGTGCGCGCGGGCGCCATCGGCTTCGCCACCTCCACGCTCGAGCAGCACAACGGCGAGCACGGCATCCCCATGCCGTCCCGCCTGGCCGACGAGACGGAGATGCTGGCCCTCACCGGGGCGCTCGGCGAGGCCGGCCGCGGCGTGTTCATGCTCACCAAGGGCATGACGTCGACCATCCCCTGGCTCGAGAAGATCGCGGCGGCCAACGGCCGTCCGGTGATGATCGCCGCGATGTTCGTGGACCCGGGCGATCCCACGCGCGTGTTCCGCGAGCTCGAGGAGATCGGCGGGGCGCGGCAGCGCGGGCGCGAGCTCTGGGCGCAGGTGGGCTGCTTCCCGCTCGGCATGGAGTTCACCCTGCGCCATCCCTATCCCCTGGAGGCTTTCCTCGCGTGGCGGCCCGCCATCGTCGCCGACAGCGAGGCGCGCTACCGCGCAGCGCTCACCGATCCGTCCTTCCGCGCCGGACTCAAGCAGGAGATCGGCCAGCCCGGCGTCCCCAACCGGTTCAGCGACAAGAACTGGGATCACCTGACCATCATGGAGGTGCAGCGCCCCGAGCACCGCGGCCTCGTGGGCCGGACCATCGGCGCCCTCGCGCGCGAGCGCGGCGAGCATCCCTGGGACACCTTCCTCGACTTCGGCCTCGACGGCGAGCTGGACGCAATGTTCGACTGCCGGCTCTTCAATATCGACGAGGACGACGTGAAGACGCTGCTGCGCCACGAGCACGCGGCGGTGGCCCTGTCCGACGCGGGGGCGCATCTGTCGTTTCTCTGCGATGCGGGCTTCGGCCTCCACCTCTTCGGTCACTGGGCGCGCGAGCGCGGGGACCTGACGCTGGAGGAGGCGGTGCGCGCGGTGACGAGCCGCGTCGCCGACGCCTATCGCATCCCCGGGCGTGGCCGCCTCGTTCCCGGCGCGTGGGCGGATCTCCTGCTCTTCGACCCCAAGACGGTCGGCCGCGGCGAGAAGCGGCGCGTTCACGATCTGCCCACCGGCGCCAGCCGGCTCGACACGCCCGCGGTGGGCCTCCACGGCGTCTGGGTGAACGGCGTGCGCACGGTGGACGAGGCCGGCGCGGTCATCCCGCAGTGCGGCCGACCGGGACGGCTGCTGCGCGAGTTCACGGCCTGA